One Pullulanibacillus sp. KACC 23026 DNA segment encodes these proteins:
- a CDS encoding SpoIIIAH-like family protein, producing MVLKKQTVWLLTMLSLIIVLSVYYVTTPSKTPTAATQNTAANSSSDAKKASSASAEDDQFATYKLQRNQQASKEAQKYEAVIASDSSSVQQVNEATNQLKALNDQSEQESMLEQEIISKGLGTDAVVTTDGDYAQVYVKAKNLSSKQASQIMQMVVNSSLGVQFASVKYQGANS from the coding sequence ATGGTTCTTAAAAAACAAACAGTTTGGTTACTTACGATGTTAAGTCTAATTATTGTTCTATCAGTCTATTACGTGACGACACCTTCAAAGACGCCAACAGCTGCGACGCAAAATACAGCAGCAAACAGCTCAAGCGATGCTAAAAAAGCTTCAAGTGCGAGCGCTGAAGATGATCAGTTTGCTACGTATAAGCTTCAACGAAATCAACAAGCCAGTAAAGAAGCTCAAAAATATGAAGCCGTTATTGCATCGGATTCAAGCTCCGTTCAACAAGTTAATGAAGCGACCAATCAGTTAAAAGCCTTGAATGATCAGTCTGAACAAGAATCGATGCTCGAACAAGAAATTATTTCAAAAGGTCTAGGAACAGATGCTGTGGTCACAACAGATGGTGATTATGCCCAAGTTTATGTGAAAGCGAAAAATCTCTCAAGTAAGCAAGCGTCTCAAATCATGCAAATGGTAGTGAATTCATCACTCGGTGTCCAATTTGCAAGTGTCAAATATCAAGGTGCCAATAGCTGA
- the accB gene encoding acetyl-CoA carboxylase biotin carboxyl carrier protein gives MKIEDIREIIKLVDESSIEEFEFEENGAKMLLKKRSTGTGTVQLQAAPAPVVQPQAVTAGQAPSAPVAQQAQQDEVESDKLHKIVSPMVGTFYASSSPDSEPFVKPGTKVSTDTVVCIVEAMKLFNEIEADVKGVIKEVLVENGQLVEYGQPLFLVETE, from the coding sequence GTGAAAATAGAAGACATTCGTGAAATCATTAAACTTGTAGATGAATCTTCCATTGAAGAATTTGAATTTGAAGAAAATGGGGCTAAAATGCTTCTAAAGAAACGCTCAACAGGAACAGGAACGGTTCAACTTCAAGCAGCACCTGCTCCTGTCGTACAACCTCAGGCTGTCACTGCAGGACAAGCACCATCCGCTCCTGTGGCCCAACAAGCGCAACAGGATGAGGTAGAGTCGGATAAATTACATAAAATTGTTTCACCTATGGTAGGGACGTTTTACGCGTCTTCTTCCCCAGATTCAGAGCCGTTTGTTAAGCCTGGAACAAAGGTATCCACTGATACAGTTGTCTGTATCGTAGAAGCCATGAAGCTTTTTAATGAAATTGAAGCTGATGTAAAAGGTGTTATTAAAGAAGTCTTGGTTGAAAATGGACAACTTGTAGAATATGGACAGCCGCTATTTCTTGTTGAAACGGAATAG
- the accC gene encoding acetyl-CoA carboxylase biotin carboxylase subunit produces MIKKVLIANRGEIAVRIIRACKELNLETVAVYSEADRDALHVQLADEAYCIGPTASKDSYLNYMNIMSVATSTGVDAIHPGYGFLAENASFAEICRECNITFIGPSPEAIEKMGIKDVAKITMKDAGVPVVPGSNGVVETIEEAIEVANQIEYPVIIKATAGGGGKGIRVARDEESLRKGVAITQQEAATAFGNPGVYIEKYIEDFRHVEIQVLADNHGNVIHLGERDCSIQRRLQKLVEESPSPALSPEKRREMGEAAVKAAKAVNYSGAGTIEFIYDVNGFFYFMEMNTRIQVEHPVTEYVTGIDLIKEQIKVANGEELQIAQEDVTFNGWAIECRINAENPKKNFMPSPGRVAMYLPPGGPGVRVDSAVYPGYMIPPYYDSMVAKIITHGATREEAVNKMKRALGETVVDGIETTIPFHIKLFNHPVFVSGDFNTKFLETYPIMDED; encoded by the coding sequence ATGATTAAAAAAGTATTAATAGCTAATCGTGGAGAAATTGCCGTTCGAATTATTCGGGCCTGTAAGGAATTGAACTTAGAGACAGTGGCTGTCTATTCCGAAGCAGACCGTGACGCACTTCACGTTCAATTGGCTGATGAGGCTTATTGCATAGGACCAACCGCTTCAAAAGACAGTTATTTAAACTATATGAATATAATGAGTGTAGCAACTTCAACAGGCGTGGATGCCATTCATCCTGGATACGGCTTTTTAGCTGAAAATGCAAGCTTTGCAGAAATTTGTCGCGAGTGTAACATCACCTTTATTGGCCCGAGTCCTGAAGCCATTGAAAAGATGGGGATAAAGGATGTAGCTAAGATCACGATGAAAGATGCAGGAGTTCCGGTCGTTCCTGGGTCTAATGGTGTTGTTGAGACCATTGAAGAAGCCATTGAAGTGGCGAATCAGATTGAGTACCCGGTCATTATTAAGGCAACAGCGGGCGGCGGCGGTAAAGGAATTCGCGTTGCTCGTGACGAAGAGTCCTTAAGAAAAGGGGTCGCGATTACCCAACAAGAAGCGGCTACAGCATTTGGTAATCCAGGTGTTTATATTGAGAAATATATCGAGGATTTCCGTCATGTGGAAATTCAAGTGTTAGCCGATAATCATGGAAACGTGATCCACTTAGGCGAGCGCGATTGTTCCATCCAAAGAAGGCTTCAGAAGCTAGTAGAAGAATCCCCATCACCTGCTCTTTCTCCAGAGAAACGCAGAGAAATGGGCGAAGCAGCGGTCAAAGCGGCTAAAGCCGTGAACTACTCCGGTGCGGGGACGATCGAATTTATTTATGATGTGAATGGCTTCTTCTATTTCATGGAGATGAATACACGCATTCAAGTGGAGCATCCTGTTACCGAGTATGTGACGGGAATTGACTTGATTAAGGAACAAATTAAGGTAGCAAATGGTGAAGAGCTGCAAATCGCACAAGAAGATGTCACCTTTAATGGCTGGGCCATTGAGTGCCGGATTAATGCTGAAAATCCTAAGAAGAACTTTATGCCTTCGCCTGGGCGAGTCGCTATGTATTTGCCTCCTGGTGGACCAGGGGTTCGAGTAGATTCAGCCGTTTACCCTGGCTATATGATCCCGCCTTACTATGACTCCATGGTGGCCAAAATCATTACTCATGGAGCTACACGTGAGGAAGCTGTTAATAAGATGAAACGTGCCTTAGGCGAAACGGTTGTAGATGGAATTGAAACCACTATTCCATTCCATATAAAATTATTCAATCATCCGGTATTTGTATCAGGGGATTTTAATACCAAGTTTTTGGAAACCTATCCAATTATGGATGAAGACTAA
- a CDS encoding Asp23/Gls24 family envelope stress response protein, producing the protein MDEKNLFLEDLDDSQMFDLEEQDNGLGKIEISPEVLEVIASLAATEVSGVASMHGSFATGVAEKMGRRNYGKGVRVDLGEEGIVIDVSLHMVFGVSIPKVAQLVQENISQTLRTMTALEVKAINVHVVGIEFEQEDRKPNQEKPAKG; encoded by the coding sequence ATGGACGAAAAGAATCTATTTCTAGAAGATCTTGATGATTCTCAGATGTTTGACCTCGAAGAACAGGACAATGGATTAGGAAAAATTGAGATCTCACCAGAAGTTCTAGAAGTGATTGCAAGTCTTGCAGCAACCGAAGTGTCGGGTGTGGCCTCCATGCACGGCAGTTTTGCAACGGGTGTTGCTGAGAAGATGGGGCGTCGCAATTACGGAAAAGGCGTTCGAGTTGATCTTGGTGAAGAAGGCATTGTCATTGATGTTTCGCTTCATATGGTGTTCGGTGTCTCAATCCCCAAAGTCGCTCAACTTGTACAAGAAAATATCTCTCAAACCTTGCGAACCATGACAGCACTTGAAGTGAAGGCGATTAATGTTCATGTTGTTGGCATTGAATTTGAACAAGAAGATCGAAAACCAAATCAAGAGAAGCCAGCCAAAGGGTAA
- the nusB gene encoding transcription antitermination factor NusB: MKRRVAREKALQTLFQMQVGKISAEEALENVMEDATTEDKQDPFLLELVRETAQHLEAIDDIIKRYLRHFSIDRLANVDRAILRLGICELLYIKEIPEKVTLNEMIELAKAFGDEDSRRFTNGVLSNVLRGKLEEEKGNEE; this comes from the coding sequence ATGAAGCGTAGAGTAGCAAGAGAAAAAGCCCTGCAAACCCTTTTCCAAATGCAGGTTGGTAAAATATCGGCCGAAGAAGCCCTTGAGAATGTCATGGAAGATGCCACGACTGAGGACAAGCAGGATCCATTTCTTCTAGAACTTGTCAGAGAGACCGCTCAACATCTTGAGGCGATTGATGACATTATCAAACGTTATTTGAGACATTTTTCCATTGACCGTTTGGCTAATGTGGATCGAGCTATTCTTCGCTTAGGAATTTGTGAATTATTATACATAAAGGAAATTCCAGAGAAGGTCACCTTAAATGAAATGATTGAACTGGCAAAAGCATTCGGGGATGAGGATTCACGCCGTTTTACAAATGGAGTGCTGTCCAATGTTTTGAGAGGAAAATTAGAGGAAGAAAAGGGGAACGAGGAATGA
- the folD gene encoding bifunctional methylenetetrahydrofolate dehydrogenase/methenyltetrahydrofolate cyclohydrolase FolD — translation MTAELISGKEVAQAKRQDLKQQAAALKEKGIVPGLVVLLVGENPASLSYVKGKVKACEEVGIYSELKRYPETITEEALLKEIEHYNKADHIDGILVQLPLPDHISEHKVIDTISPEKDVDGFHPINVGRMVTGQDAFLSCTPYGIVEMIKYKNIPISGKHVVIVGRSNIVGKPASLLFLRENATVSIAHSRTTNLSEITRQADILVVAAGRENLVSGDDIKEGAVVIDVGMNRSAKGKLVGDVHFESAKEKASYITPIPGGVGPMTITMLLANTLQSAKKRSL, via the coding sequence ATGACAGCTGAGTTGATCAGTGGGAAAGAAGTGGCCCAAGCCAAACGGCAGGATTTGAAGCAACAAGCAGCTGCTCTTAAGGAAAAAGGGATCGTCCCTGGTCTTGTCGTTCTTCTTGTTGGGGAAAACCCAGCCTCACTTTCTTATGTCAAAGGAAAAGTCAAAGCCTGTGAAGAAGTGGGAATCTATTCGGAGTTGAAGCGCTATCCGGAAACGATTACAGAAGAGGCGCTTTTAAAGGAAATTGAGCATTACAATAAGGCTGACCATATTGATGGGATCCTCGTTCAATTACCGCTTCCTGATCACATCTCCGAACATAAGGTCATCGATACGATCTCACCCGAAAAGGACGTGGATGGCTTTCATCCTATTAATGTCGGGCGAATGGTAACCGGGCAGGATGCTTTTCTTTCCTGTACCCCTTATGGCATCGTTGAAATGATAAAGTATAAAAATATCCCTATTTCAGGGAAACATGTGGTGATCGTCGGCCGAAGCAATATTGTCGGAAAGCCCGCTTCTTTGCTTTTTTTAAGAGAAAATGCGACCGTCTCGATTGCTCATTCCCGGACAACAAATCTATCTGAAATCACGAGACAAGCGGATATTCTGGTAGTGGCAGCCGGTCGGGAAAACCTTGTGTCAGGTGACGACATTAAAGAAGGGGCCGTTGTCATTGATGTGGGCATGAATCGAAGTGCTAAAGGGAAATTAGTCGGGGATGTTCATTTTGAATCGGCGAAAGAAAAAGCTTCCTATATCACACCTATCCCGGGCGGAGTCGGCCCCATGACGATCACCATGCTGTTAGCTAACACTCTTCAATCAGCGAAAAAACGTTCTTTATAA
- the xseA gene encoding exodeoxyribonuclease VII large subunit, producing MTEQKAAITITQLTRYLKRVIEGNRHLQDVWLRGEISNFKRHSRGHMYLTLKDEQSRLQAVMFAADNARLLFKPEDGMKVLVRGQVSVYEPYGQYQLYIKEMQQDGIGNLYLAFEQLKKKLEEEGLFDPQFKKPLPAYPNKIGVITSPTGAAIRDVFTTIKRRFPRASLFVFPVHVQGELAAPAIVKAIETANALRQVDVLIVGRGGGSIEDLWAFNEEKVARAIFQSALPIISAVGHETDFTIADFVADVRAATPTAAAELAVPHLHDLEARLTDRLTRLALLMRNKLVREQERLKALERSYAFRSPLQLIRQKEQDLDRLWERLTTRMAHHVQKTNTALTQMDRLLFKHHPESQVNRSAKDLEHMTGRLTRSMAALQKTKQQSFRFTLSQLNALSPLAIMERGYSLTYKKGTIVKRVDQVQVEDELAVKLTDGSIDVKVMKKKGDNLND from the coding sequence TTGACTGAACAAAAGGCTGCTATAACCATTACTCAATTGACACGCTATCTCAAACGCGTGATAGAGGGGAATCGCCACTTGCAAGATGTATGGCTTCGTGGTGAAATTTCCAATTTTAAGCGTCACAGCCGTGGACATATGTATTTAACTTTAAAGGATGAGCAGTCTCGTCTTCAAGCAGTGATGTTTGCAGCAGACAATGCGAGACTCCTTTTTAAACCAGAAGATGGCATGAAAGTATTGGTCCGTGGACAAGTTTCAGTCTATGAACCCTATGGTCAGTACCAATTATATATTAAAGAAATGCAGCAAGATGGGATCGGTAACCTCTACCTCGCCTTTGAGCAACTGAAGAAAAAGCTTGAGGAGGAAGGCCTTTTTGACCCTCAGTTTAAAAAGCCTCTTCCTGCCTATCCTAATAAAATTGGGGTGATTACGTCCCCGACTGGTGCGGCTATACGAGATGTTTTTACAACGATAAAAAGACGTTTTCCAAGAGCCTCCTTATTTGTTTTTCCGGTTCATGTTCAAGGTGAATTAGCGGCCCCAGCGATCGTAAAAGCAATCGAAACCGCCAATGCTTTACGACAGGTGGATGTTTTGATTGTTGGCAGAGGGGGAGGATCGATTGAGGATCTGTGGGCTTTTAATGAAGAGAAGGTTGCACGGGCCATTTTTCAATCCGCCTTACCGATCATTTCAGCTGTTGGTCACGAAACCGATTTTACGATTGCCGACTTTGTCGCAGATGTGCGGGCGGCCACCCCAACCGCAGCGGCAGAACTTGCTGTGCCGCATCTGCATGATCTAGAAGCCAGATTGACGGATCGTCTCACAAGATTAGCGCTCTTAATGCGAAACAAATTAGTCCGTGAACAGGAACGCTTAAAGGCTTTGGAAAGATCCTATGCCTTCCGCTCCCCTCTTCAACTGATTCGGCAAAAGGAGCAGGACTTAGATCGTTTGTGGGAACGGTTGACAACACGAATGGCCCATCATGTTCAAAAAACCAATACCGCTTTGACCCAGATGGACCGGTTGTTATTTAAACACCATCCCGAATCTCAAGTGAATCGGTCCGCCAAAGATCTTGAGCACATGACTGGACGTCTGACTCGGAGTATGGCGGCTCTTCAAAAGACGAAGCAGCAATCTTTCCGATTTACTTTGAGTCAGTTGAACGCCCTCAGTCCACTTGCAATTATGGAAAGAGGCTACAGCTTAACTTATAAGAAGGGAACCATTGTCAAGCGGGTTGATCAAGTACAAGTCGAGGACGAGCTTGCGGTCAAGCTTACAGATGGTTCAATTGACGTAAAAGTTATGAAGAAAAAAGGGGATAACTTAAATGACTGA
- the xseB gene encoding exodeoxyribonuclease VII small subunit, with the protein MTDSQSSIEVSTEENQTFEGAMAELEAIVKKLEENDVPLEEAIALFQKGMGLSKICHQKLQKVEKQMDQILHEDGTFQPFKLEEDELG; encoded by the coding sequence ATGACTGATTCGCAAAGTTCAATAGAGGTGTCAACTGAAGAGAACCAAACTTTTGAAGGGGCGATGGCTGAACTCGAAGCCATTGTTAAAAAGCTTGAAGAGAATGATGTCCCGTTAGAAGAAGCCATTGCCCTATTCCAAAAAGGAATGGGTCTATCAAAAATTTGCCATCAAAAACTACAAAAAGTAGAGAAACAAATGGATCAAATTTTGCATGAAGATGGGACCTTCCAGCCTTTTAAGCTAGAAGAGGATGAGCTTGGATGA
- a CDS encoding polyprenyl synthetase family protein, whose translation MITEMTTYLSEQQKLIEEHLERLIARLEGPERLRASMIYSLQAGGKRLRPILLLAVIDALGKNCEWGLDAACSLEMLHTYSLIHDDLPAMDNDDLRRGKPTNHIEFDEATAILAGDALLTYSFECLARASALSSETKIKLIQMLAKAAGPEGMVGGQMNDLQAEGQQITLSELESVHRRKTGRLLTYAIVAGAVIGEATCQQLAALEAFSDHLGMAFQIKDDILDVEGDEALLGKPVGSDETNQKSTYPGLLTLEGAKEAMQTHYLSALSFLEKAHVNGTRLEALTRYIIERTV comes from the coding sequence ATGATAACAGAAATGACCACTTATTTAAGTGAGCAGCAAAAATTAATCGAAGAGCATTTAGAACGGCTCATTGCACGTTTAGAAGGACCAGAGCGGCTGCGGGCTTCTATGATCTATTCGCTTCAGGCAGGCGGGAAACGGCTTCGGCCTATTCTGCTCCTAGCTGTCATTGATGCGCTGGGCAAGAATTGCGAATGGGGATTAGATGCTGCCTGTTCTCTGGAAATGCTCCATACCTATTCCTTGATTCATGATGATTTGCCTGCCATGGATAACGACGATCTCAGGCGCGGCAAACCCACGAATCATATTGAATTTGATGAAGCAACTGCTATATTAGCAGGTGATGCGCTCTTAACCTATAGCTTTGAATGCTTGGCCCGGGCGAGTGCTTTATCGTCTGAAACCAAGATAAAACTGATACAAATGCTGGCAAAAGCGGCAGGCCCAGAAGGAATGGTTGGCGGGCAGATGAACGATTTGCAGGCAGAAGGTCAACAAATCACTCTTAGTGAGCTTGAGAGCGTTCATCGGCGTAAAACAGGTCGACTCTTAACTTATGCCATCGTTGCGGGAGCTGTTATTGGAGAAGCGACTTGTCAGCAATTAGCGGCATTAGAAGCATTTAGCGATCACTTGGGTATGGCTTTTCAAATCAAAGATGATATCTTAGACGTGGAGGGTGATGAAGCCCTTCTTGGAAAACCGGTTGGTAGTGATGAAACCAATCAAAAGAGTACCTATCCGGGTCTATTGACTTTGGAGGGAGCGAAGGAAGCGATGCAAACACATTACTTAAGTGCGCTCTCCTTTTTAGAAAAGGCACACGTTAATGGGACAAGACTTGAAGCATTAACGCGTTATATAATTGAAAGAACGGTGTAA